The Camelina sativa cultivar DH55 chromosome 16, Cs, whole genome shotgun sequence sequence GGTTTGATTCTGAATCAGTTTTCCAAAACATCTATTATCTACTGTTGGTGAGCAAAAATTCGAAATATCCTGTGGAANCAAATATTCAATCAGGCTCTTTTGTCTAAACAAGCTTGGAGAGTGCTGCAAGACAAGGATTGCTTATTTGCACGTTTTTTCAAAAGCAAGTATTTTCCTGATTGCGATTTCTTGAGTGCAACTCTTGGCGATAGACCCTCCTTTGCATGGANNNNNNNNNNNNNNNNNNNNNNNNNNNNNNNNNNNNNNNNNNNNNNNNNNNNNNNNNNNNNNNNNNNNNNNNNNNNNNNNNNNNNNNNNNNNNNNNNNNNNNNNNNNNNNNNNNNNNNNNNNNNNNNNNNNNNNNNNNNNNNNNNNNNNNNNNNNNNNNNNNNNNNNNNNNNNNNNNNNNNNNNNNNNNNNNNNNNNNNNNNNNNNNNNNNNNNNNNNNNNNNNNNNNNNNNNNNNNNNNNNNNNNNNNNNNNNNNNNNNNNNNNNNNNNNNNNNNNNNNNNNNNNNNNNNNNNNNNNNNNNNNNNNNNNNNNNNNNNNNNNNNNNNTGTGGAAAGTAGTGAGTGGAGCTATTCCTGTTGCTGATAAAATGTTATCGAGAGGGATGAAGGTTGATTCTAGATGTCAAAGCTGTGGTTTGGAAGGGGAATCAGTCAATCATGTACTATTTTCTTGCACAGTTGCTAGACAGGTTTGGGCTATGTTTAATTTTCCTGTCCCATGCAATGGGTTTGATTCTGAATCAGTTTTCCAAAACATCTATTATCTACTGTTGGTGAGCAAAAATTCGAAATATCCTGTGGAAGTTAGAACAGCCTTCCCATGGATTTTATGGCAGCTTTGGAAAAACAGGAACTTATTCTCGTTTGAAGGCAGAAGATTTTGTGCTTCTAGAACAGTAGCCAAGATTAGAGATAATGCTTCCCAGTGGTTTCATGCGCAGTCCTTAACCGTTGCAGATGCAGTAATTGAGAGGTCAAATGCGGCTTTGGGGAAAAAAGGTTGGTCTCCTCCGATCCAAGGTTGGAAAAAATGCAACCTAGAGTCTTCATGGGATAAAGAAACGAGTACAGAAGGAGCTGCTTGGGTTTTAAGAAACGAGAAAGGGGAAACTCTTATGCATAGTCGAAGATCCTTTGCTTCAGTTTTTAGCAAGATGGATGCTAGTCTTCTATGTTGGTTATGGGCAATTGAAAGTATGAAAAGTCTAAACTTTGATAAGATTGTTTTTGCTTCTGAGGATTCGGCTCTTATGGGAGCTGTTCAAAGACCTCCAGCTTGGCCTTCTTTCAAGTTTCAGTCACGCTCTATAGGTAATGCCCTGGGAAGTTTTTTGCAGTGGAAATTGTGGTTAGAAGAAAGAAGCTCTAACCTTGTCGCTCATTTAATCGCAAAGAGTGTTACAAGAGAGGATCGCCGTCAATCTTATGTAGCAATCGGATATCCTTTTTGGCTTCATAACCTTTTTGTCTCTGATTGTGCTTNNNNNNNNNNNNNNNNNNNNNNNNNTTGAGAGGTCGAAAGCGGATTTGGGGAAAAAAGGTTGGTATCCTCCGGTCCAAGGATGGAAAAAATGCAACCTAGGATCTTCATGGGATAAAGAAACGAGTACAGGAGGAGCTGCTTGGGTTTTAAGAAACGAGAAAGGGGAAACTCTTATGCATAGTCGAAGATCCTTTGCTTCAGTTTTTAGCAAGATGGATGCTAGTCTTCTATGTTGGTTATGGGCAATTGAAAGTATGAAAAGTCTAAACTTTGATAAGATTGTTTTTGCTTCTGAGGATTCGGCTCTTATGGGAGCTGTTCAAAGACCTCCAGCTTGGCCTTCTTTCAAGTTTCAGTCACGCTCTGTAGGTAATGTCTTGGGAAGTTTTTTGCAGTGGAAAATGTCGTTAGAAGAAAGAAGCTCTAACCTTGTCGCTCATCTAATCGCAAAGAGTGTTACAAGAGAGGATCGCCGTCAATCTTATGTAGCAATCGGGTATCCCTTTTGGCTTCATAATCATTTTGTCTCTGATTGTGCTTCTATTCGTTTATAAAACTTTTCAGGGTGGCTATTTTGATTGCCCTTGCTTCTTTTTGGTATGCTGGTTAGTGGGTACTTTTGTAAAGATAAAACAGCTAACAtcctttctaatatatattattcagtgaaaaaaaaaagtgacaaaGACAAAACAATCCGGCTGAAATTGGAATCGAATGATAatctttgtttcaattttttgaaagaagaataaaaacagaacagatccacgtgaaaatttcatatttttggttatatattcgtttatttctttcttttgacgTACCTGACACCGCCTCCACGTATCTATCAAACACTgtaaaaaattcttttattttgtctctCAGTAAATACTATGTAATTTTCAGTCTCTCTCACCAAACCGAAAAAAACACGATCGGAAAGATTTGGGCCTAATAGTGATACTGTCTAATCAACTGAGCCCAATTAGAAGCCCAAGTTTCTTGTGTGTTAAAAAAGCTGAGGAAGGAAACTTCACGAACAAacggaagaacaaaaaaaaatctgtgagagcgaccaaatcaaatcaatcgGAGATATGacagagaaaaaggaaactGTGCCACCGGAGTACGATGTGAATGCTAAGTGGGACGCATGTCTCGATCTCACCGTCCGCCGCTTCGTTTACTCTTCCCTCGGCGGCGCATTCGCCGGTCTTCTTCTCTTCAGTTCGGTTTTTCACTATATCCCCTTATTACTcgattctcttcttctgattactttttatctgtttttactttttagaatCGATACGTAGTCAGATTCTTAGAGTGTGATTACATAAGGATTTAGAGTGTTTGATTTCTCCAattttgaaatcatataattttccCAATTGTTTGTTTGAGTCATATTCTGATAAGTGATAACTTGTGATTGTTTGAGGATTAGATACGTAGTGTGTAGGGTTTTAAGAGTGTTTAATTTGAATCATATGTTGTCCGAATTGTTGTTTGAGTTAGTATTCTCCCTTAGACTtagattgatatatatattatataacctagtttctgattttgtttagGGAGTCCCGTTACAAGATGGTCATCGATAGCTTTGGGTGCTGGAATTGGTATTGGCTCTGCTTACACTGATTGCTCTCGTTCTTTCGACGCACCTTCTTCGCCTTCAACAGAGACTTCTGTATCTCAGGTTAGTTGTAATCTCTTTTGgtatatgcattttgttttgagGGAATCAATACTTTATTAGTTTGGATACAAATTTGATACTAGGAAGAAGCAAATGTTGGTGAGATTGTAAATCGAGCAGGGGTCGCTAATTCCAATTTCTGAGAATTGTCCATAGTGTTATGGTTTTCCTTTTCTGTAAAAATAGGTACATGACTGTTTTTTGTCGTAGTGATTGCTATTGAACTAAGGATTTGGTGAATACAACATATAGAGCTTAGGTATCCATCCTTGCATATAGTGGGTACGTACCAGGTCGTAAGCACTAAGCAGTTCTCTCTTGCAACTTCCATAATTAGTGCTCTCGTATTTGTAATGTGCGATTAAGTAGAataacataacaacaacaacaacaacaaaaagtagaAGGATAAATTTAGTTTCGAATGCGGGTGGTGGGTGGCAAGTGCCAGACCCTCCTAATGGTCACCAGTGTCTATTTAGTAAAGATGTAGCTCGTATTTCTCTCTGAACAATCAATCTTTTTAAATCCATGAGAAAGTAGGACACAAGAGTGAATCTGATTATTTCTTGTTGCAGGCTGCGGACGAGTAGAAGAAACGCATGCAAAGATCGGGTGTATTTAGAAACAGAGCTATCACGCAATTGAATTGTTTCCTTAAACCTGCAATGACCAAGTCATTTGAGATAATTTCACATGTAAAAAccttccttttttaaaaaaaacgtgTGTTATCTCTTTCACTCACTGTGGTTTTGAACAACTAAATTCAAAATGTTTACATCAAGTCACGCCAATCTCAATAAGGTTTGTTACTATGATTTGGGGCGTCCTTCTTTCTCATTCACATGCCAAACGATGTCGTTTCTATCGTGTTGAAGAAttgctaattaaaaaaaaaaaaaagaccgaACCAATCCGAGTTCCGATGGACCGCCATAGTCACCGACTAAACAAAAAGCCTGCGAGCACGTAATCTTTGACGACGacgaagaggaggagaagaagaagaactttaaCGGAAGAAGAAACTCAGAGAGTCAGAGATGAATAGTCCACCGGAGAACGATCTTTGTTCGATATGTCATTCCCACTTCACCGCTCCTTGTCAAGCCAATTGCTCCCATTGGTTCTGCggtcatctctctctctctctctctctttgaatcAATCCTTTctagtctttttttgtttccttgtatCTTGATTAAGTTTTTCTTGTGTCTTTGCTAAGTCGGTTCAATGAGATCAGACGATTTTGACCTGAACGTATCCGTTATTAACCGTTATTGCCTAAGAACTCTATCCTGATCGTTTGCATTTAGAATCCAACTGCAGAATTTAGAATGAAATATGCTTATGGATTTATCCTAAATCcttaaatttccaaattttaagaatttttgttAACCCTCTCTGCCGTAACAGATTTTTGTATGTGGGTTGACTCTGTGGTTTCAGAGTTTTTGGACCTTTATCTACATAGCCTTTACTTTGTATCTTGGTTTCAATCTCTTTATGGTCGATTCTGTGTGTTTTGTTTACCCTGTGTTTGTGAGGCAATGATCTTTGTGCTTTGTGTGTTCTTCATGTTCACAGTTCCATTGCATTGCAGCAtggggagttttttttttttgggttgttctGTCTCTCTAACTCTTTTTCAATTTATGTTTAGGAGATTGCATTATGCTGGTGTGGACGCATGGATCTACATTACTGCCATGTAAATGCCCTTTGTGTCGTCGTCCAATTAGTTTACTGGTTCCTTCAGAGGACACAATCAGAGACCGTTCAGTTGCGGAGGTTCTTGGTAAGCTTGAAACGTACAACAGACTCTTTGGCGGGCATTCAAGTAGTTTAGTTCAGGTATGTGtttctatctctttgtttttaaagttgCTTTCTTTTGAACTTTTTAGATAGATAAGAGATCCATGAAATGAATCCAGATAAGTTTGGTTTAACTTGAAATATGTAGAGTTTCTCTCATAAGGAATTCCTTATTACTTGACAGAGGATGCAAGACCTTCCCTTCTTACTACGAAGGTTGTTGCGGGAAATGATGGATCCACAAAGAACGCTTCCACTTGTCATTAGAGCTCGGGTTTATATCGCAGTTAAGTTCGACCTTGATCTCTCTCTGTTTACAAAGATTATTCATGTTTTAGGTTGTTACTGACACTGTTTTATTTGGAGCTAAATTTGCTGGGAGTAACGCAGTTTCTTTGCATTGGATGCAGATGTTTCTCAGTGCTATTTACATAGTCAGTCCAATAGATATCATTCCAGAAGGTGATTCATCTTTCTAATCCCATAATCCTATCTTTGTTTCACTGTCCTTTTACAAATCCTTTCTTTAACTAATTTCTTATAGGAGTTTTGGGGATAGTCGGTTTGCTTGATGATCTTCTCATAGCCCTGATTTGTTTCCTCCATGTTGCTGCCCTGTACCGCTCTGTTCTCTACTTCCGTCATGCCGGTTCATGAATCAAAGAATGTTTTCGACATAATGTGTCGCCTTATACCTTTTCCTCTGTCTTTATCCCTTCTCTTTACAAATACACAATTGTTCTGTTTTGCTAAGGAAAACTGAAATGTGTGATGATAGGATCACAGcacaaaaaaaggtttgaacCACATATCAATCATCTTCCTACCACTTCCTCTACGCTAGTCTTTTTGACCCTTCCACTCAAATTTGTATATTATGGTTTTGACCATTTGACTGAGAAACTCTGAGATGGGTGATGGTGATGGCATCATACGACTGGAAcagaaaatttatttcaatctCAATTCTCTCAGCAGCCACAGATCAGTAATTGAGTGGTCCTCGTTTCTAAACCGTGATAGGTTTTAACTCAGTAGCTGCTGAAAAGTCTTCACGGGTTATTACGATCTTCACATTCGTTTATAGTTGAATCCCATAATCTTTATTGGCCAAAACTGGTGTTTTGTAGATTCAAGTAGTTCATTAGGGATTCTCACACGCAACTTTGCAATTTACTCTAGTTTTTTGGTATTTCAAGAATCTATGTCCACAAGTTTGAGCTACGTATAAAATTTGGTCTGTTTTCAAAAGGTCTTTTTGATGGTTTCGCCTAAAACTAAAAGTGGACTTCCCATTAGTAGTCTCCCAAGAGTTGAACCGTTGAACACATTTTCCATTCATAGAGAGACAACACAATGTGTCATAGATGAGTGGACCACAAGATAGAACcacaatttttttgtcttaactCGGTCACACGTGCGTCGACACGTACAGCTCGTGGATTCTATTCACATGTATACACCCAAAACACACATACGCGTGATAGACTCATCTTTTTCATGTGCATGTTCCGAAATTGACGTTGCTCCACTGAGAGCTCACCGCCTGTTTGTCCTGGCCATTAATAAATAGAAATGCACTGGTTACCAAATTCTcgcttatttttcttcttcatcattcagCTTCATTAGCATCCCTTGTCACTTTAAGGCAAACACATTTTCAGAAAGGAACAAAACGAATGTAAAAGGAGTTGAATTTGGTGTTATGGGGTATTatacaaaagtatataaatagtaaaatacgCAAAATTGGCCATGAAGTTGCATAATCTTCTTGTCTTGTGAACAAATGTATAATAATGTTTTGACGTGACGTTGAGTTAATATATAGAGGTATGGAGGACAGATATGCTCTTCTTATCAGCTTCTCTCGTCCGATCAATATTATTATCATTGCTGGATGGTCCTACTCGACAAATTATAGACACCCACGTTTACattattgtaaatatttatattattaattagctACCTTCAGGACCTACTCTCACTATTAGCTTAGCTATTCTTCAAACTGAGACCTCAACAATTCAATGTTATGTTTGATAGACTATGAACATATATTTtggtacacaaaaaaaaaatgttctaacGGAAACACACCTTCACTTGATGTATGTATATGTTTCTAAGGATCACTGAACTCTGTATTGTTGTAATTTTGTAGATTGATATCGAGATAAAAGTTTCGTGAACTTTTGTAAAGTGTCGATCTTTTAACGAATATCTAAGtagtatatacataaataatgtTTTAGTCCAAGATGAATGAGTATAATATAGTCTAGTGTTTGTATCTAGTGACATTAACTTTAAACTTCTTAAATGCCTCCaccaatagaatttttttttgtcatatggAAAGAGACTGGGCGAAGAAAGGAGCCAAATGAGAAAGGGGAAGGGATACAGCTGGGGAAGTCAACATCCAAATCCAAGATCTTTCGTTGATTCTCACTTGCATAGTTGTTTATTAAGCCGTATCTCTTCCTATTCAACCGACACGGCGACACCTACTACATATCGCAAGATAATTTATTAGTAGGTAACTTCCTCACGGCCAATACAGCATTCTCTTATTTAAACTAGCTAGAAAGTACTAGTTCAAACAACAAAGCcttatgaaatatatagatgtgTTATGTATAGAGCAAAAACACtgaaaattatcaaatttcaTACATTGAACTCTATAAATCTGATGCAACGTTTTATATACATTAGTGTTTTATATACAACGTTTTATTTAcgcaaacaaaattattattgattcTCAAGTATACTAGCACCATTATTGATTTTGGCCAAATAGTATGGggagaggtttttttttttttagtgtttctcctacaattattgtgttttttttttaaatttattttctctgATTTCTTTCTCGTGTGTTGTCTCACTTTAAAATAGTTATCTTAGATCTCTTTcgataaaataagaaataccAGATTgtcgtaaaaatatataaaaatatcatgtAGGATAAATAATAACTCTCTAACgccatcattaatgggagaacaccaagggtgttctaagcccaaaaaaattataaaaataatgaatagtgacttagaacactttttttagttttttatgtagaactgatttaagcccagttcttatttgacgtggcttcatgtgattggacgagattttttggaaacaaaaaaaatatttcatttatataagtatgcaatttaaatgttaatttataagtttttataattgtaatatgtttaagaatattatattaatttataagtatacaattgcttttatataagtaagcaatttaaatgttattttataagtttttataatttgtaaaatgtttatgaatattatttcactatatctttattctaagaacaccataattagttctcccattttttttacttatgatCTTAACAAttgatctaacattattttcactatatatttataagaacacaaaaaaagttCCCCAATGATGCCCTAAAGGACTATTACTATAATTGGTAACTTCGATAAGGTGTGTACGCTTGAATAACCCAATAGAGTAagcatgaaaacaaaattacataagGAAAACGATAATCTGGATAGTAATATTACCatctattatttttgtattgCTAAGAAAGATTTCAtcgaatatttttatattttgtttcttttatatgttattttcctAATTACGTTCGTAATCTATTTTCCTAGTTAGttaaatcatttaattatgTTGTAACTTTTGTAAAACTATGTCGTAGGCATTCTTCGATATCAATGAGAAACCAATGATTAGTGTTCATAATAAACTAAATGTGTGAAATAAAATTGGAGATAGTTTAGAATTGATTCAGATCAAAGAGGATaacaattagagagagagagagagagagaagaatataaaaaagaaaaggacatTGATGCGGTTAGACGATTCTTATCAAACTTCACTTAAAAGGGTAATCCACGCAACAACAATTTCATTTCCCTTTATTTCTTAGGTTTAATCTCTTTCGCCAGGCTATAATGGAATATTAACAGTACATATATAAGAAACCAAATGGTTCTTTTTATCTGCCTAACTATATATTATGGATCAATTCGATTCGTTCTTCATTATAACTCTAATAACCTTCATTTGTGGGTTTTCCAAGTTTTCAACCACTGCCATAGTTTCTTGTTACCATTAGTAGCAGTAGAAACTACAATATGAATGTAAATGTTTCACGTATTATACTTTTTTACAACTAGTTGTTAGTAATTCCAAACAGGATTATTAATCGTtatcacaaaaacacaaactaaataAGAATATTTTCCAGACGACGAATAAATGTTTATTATATCAAATCCATCAAGAAACATTAACCGAAAGTTGAATGGTTTTNCGTCCCTGtcgtcgatttttttttttttttttttttttttttttttgaaaaaggtcaatctctgttgtttgatataaaaattaaactatatatgcactgttggattttattttgtactaACTAACTATAGAATCGGACAATTAAGAAAGATCATCACAACATATGTCAAAATCAGTATTAATcagatgatttttttaattaaacttttaaaacatttatttataatattcacGAACATGAATTGTATGGtgagagaaggagagtagtCGATTAGATAAATGATGAAACCTTTTTGGCTCCAAGTCTCAACGACAActtctctcttgtctcttcctctctcttattctctccatcttctctaatcagtctctctctctctttctctcgtaATTTCTTGGAGACATCTTTCTCTGTAattcttcttttgagagaaacaaaagtgctttttagtttattattccTCATTCATGTTATCTACAAATCAGTTGATAATCGAAGCAACCCCCTCGAGATCAAAACTTCTTGTGCTTTTTGTTGTTACCTAGAGATCTTTTCCTAGAAAGTGGTCCAagaaaatcacaacaaaaaggTCTCTGGAAAccacaaatcaaaatcttttcaTCCCTGTTTTGGATTCTGTTTCTTTGAATCCCCTCACAAATTTGCCTTCATCATAACCTGAGAGACTCTGGATTGTTCTCCACTTTTATTAGGTACATATCTTCattaatcttttgtttaatttgttgcttttttcttggttttatgttttgaatctttatgcctcacaatttttgttttctttaaaggATAGATTCTGTGAAAAAAGTTACTGTgaatttcaaactttcaaatGTATAGGTTAGTAGTTGTACTAATAACATAATTACTTTATCCTTGTGATTAATTCTAAACTTTATTGTTTAATTTCTGATTACTTTTAATCATTAATCCTTAATCTATACTCAATGTTgggttcttctttttattttattttgtttttcagtaaAAGTTCAATGCTTTTTAAGTTTCTTCTATTCACAGATTTTAGAAGGAGAGTGTGAAAGATAGATCATTTGCTTTCAAaccaaataatttaattagtcatatagcaaaaaaaaaaaaaaaaactttctgcACTGTAATGAGTACCTTTAAAGCTCACTTCTGGAGTTTGTGTATGTTTTAGTACCTAATCTGTCcatttacataaattatatattcctTTGTATAACCAATCAGTTTTTTGAGATAGAAATGATTGTTTTATACCTAAtctataaattacaaaatttatttattaattatagaaaattatgaaaGAATCATATGAccccattttttttacaaaatcatcattattattgcataagaataataattaataattcatATATGCATGTAcggaatataaaaaatacacacaAACACAATTGGCAAAATCATCATAATACAATTACCATCCCACATAGACATTGATATATTTTCCTATTAGATTGTCTTTTTATCCCactgttattttttaatctattcttaaagTGAGTCCCTGAGGCCTGACTGAGTGGATGATTATTGCgactaattatattattttggtttggtgatttttcatatatttttctatgtaGGTGAAGGCTAGACAATCCATCAACCATGATGAAGGGTTAAGCTGCGAAATTGACCCTTTTGGATATCACCGTAGAATGTCGAGAAGACCGGACCCCCGACGAGGCATGATGACCATTGTGGTCGCCACACTTCTCCTATCAACTTTCCCGCCAAATGTAGAATCGACCGTTGAGAAACAAGCTCTGTTCCGCTTCAAAAACCGCCTCGACGACCCTCACAACGTTCTACAATCTTGGAAACCATCCGATTCACCCTGCGCGTTTCGCGGCGTCACATGCGATCCGATCTCCGGCGAAGTCACCGGTATATCTCTAGCCAACGCCAACCTCTCGGGAATCATTTCTCCATCAATCTCAGCTCTCACAAAGCTAACTACGTTATCACTTCCTTTTAACTTCATCTCCGGAACAATCCCGCCGGAGATAACCAACTGCACAAACCTCAAAGTCCTCAATCTCACCTCAAACCGACTCTCCGGAACAATCCCAAACCTTTCTCCTCTAAAAACCTTAGAGATTCTCGACATCTCCGGGAACTTTCTCACCGGAGAGTTCCAAAGCTGGATTGGGAATATGACTCAGTTGGTATCTCTCGGCCTCGGCAACAACCACTACCATGAAGGTACGATTCCAGTGAGTCTTGGACGTTTAAAGAAACTCACTTGGCTCTTCTTAGCTCGCTCCAACTTGACCGGACAGATTCCAAACTCCATCTTTGATCTAAACGGTCTCGACACTTTCGACATCGCCAACAACGCAGTTTCCGGTG is a genomic window containing:
- the LOC104751057 gene encoding MICOS complex subunit Mic10-like — translated: MTEKKETVPPEYDVNAKWDACLDLTVRRFVYSSLGGAFAGLLLFRSPVTRWSSIALGAGIGIGSAYTDCSRSFDAPSSPSTETSVSQAADE
- the LOC104751058 gene encoding E3 ubiquitin-protein ligase RNF170, with protein sequence MNSPPENDLCSICHSHFTAPCQANCSHWFCGDCIMLVWTHGSTLLPCKCPLCRRPISLLVPSEDTIRDRSVAEVLGKLETYNRLFGGHSSSLVQRMQDLPFLLRRLLREMMDPQRTLPLVIRARVYIAMFLSAIYIVSPIDIIPEGVLGIVGLLDDLLIALICFLHVAALYRSVLYFRHAGS